The following are from one region of the Nostoc cf. commune SO-36 genome:
- a CDS encoding HEAT repeat domain-containing protein — translation MELKNYWLAANKVALPRLLQWVNLRPEESERTQIMFIFYTTVSVGLRWAEDSTVALFLDEYGTNLLPWMYIGSAAISAGMVFLYSWLQKIFPLRRVIVAIAPCMLMPLVLLVVLRWGSHFSYLAVISVFLLRLWVDALYVVNDLNISIVANQLFNIREIKRTYPLVSSGLLVADVISGFSLPWLVQYTTLNRIILIACVVILLGSGILFYLTHHYRAAFPETPQKLIPEEQASRQRFIKSPLKRYVWQLFAFVGLLQVIGLLIDFQYLRELQSNLGERELASFLGLFGGMLGLCELLLQWFISSRLIERMGVFFTATLLPITVGFSLPSVLIFLHLIPAIQSQSFFWGLIIVKFCDELLRYTFVMSSGPILYQPIPEGIRSRMQTLSGGTAEAIATGLTGALIFATLVFCGRFIPVPLQKWVLVAETMLIAGTCLTVVWELRSRYVELLVLSVARGQLSAANMGLRFFKQGVVKALAEKGSDADKRSCIELLAQMDSLGAAEVLAPLLVKLTPDLQRQSLEVMLMGGANPAYLSAIRPLLEESQETSPEVFALALRYVWLAEPNPNLSLLEEYLNPRQNSLIRATAAALVLRQGTPMQKVVATQTMRRMLTHKQERERVNGVRALREAVYLQALRIHIPNLLQDESLRVRCAVLEMIAATHLEEYYSALIAALYYKSTRSTAMSALMRLENEALEMLLRLATNIYKPEVVRMYAWRTIAQVGTQEALETLWENLETSWGSNRDHILRSLLKIHKKPGITGLVDRFYENRVENLIKQELKFLGEIYAAYIDFKTLGEKENHQSSQRVGIVSELMQRALLELELDVKERLLLLLKLLYSPEKMQAASFNLRSLSVVNLARGLEILEHTITLSSKSLLLNILDNRPQSEKLQHLVEAKIVEYENMLVSDRLHRLLMLGNFLSDWCLACCFHYAEVTRIRLTSSEILVSLRHPTGFVREAAIAYLNMVSHRVLLQILPQLQKDPHPLVAAQVKELLKKYQVTCIR, via the coding sequence ATGGAACTGAAAAATTACTGGTTAGCTGCAAATAAAGTGGCTTTACCACGACTATTACAGTGGGTGAATCTCCGACCAGAGGAGAGCGAACGAACTCAGATAATGTTTATTTTTTACACAACTGTGTCTGTAGGATTGCGGTGGGCAGAGGACAGTACGGTGGCGCTGTTTTTGGATGAATATGGAACTAATCTGCTGCCGTGGATGTATATTGGCAGTGCTGCTATCAGTGCCGGAATGGTTTTTTTATACTCCTGGCTGCAAAAGATTTTTCCCTTACGGCGGGTGATTGTGGCGATCGCACCTTGCATGTTGATGCCATTAGTTTTATTAGTTGTATTACGTTGGGGATCTCATTTTTCCTATCTGGCAGTTATTTCGGTATTTCTGCTGCGGCTGTGGGTAGATGCGCTTTATGTGGTCAATGACCTCAACATTTCCATTGTCGCCAACCAACTATTTAACATTCGGGAGATTAAACGCACTTACCCACTGGTGAGTAGTGGTCTTTTGGTCGCAGATGTAATCAGTGGCTTTAGTTTGCCTTGGCTAGTGCAATACACCACACTGAATAGAATCATCCTTATCGCCTGTGTAGTGATATTACTAGGATCGGGGATTTTATTTTATTTGACGCATCATTATCGAGCAGCTTTTCCTGAAACCCCACAAAAACTAATTCCTGAAGAACAAGCTTCACGACAACGTTTCATTAAAAGTCCCCTGAAACGGTATGTCTGGCAGTTGTTTGCCTTTGTCGGTCTGTTACAAGTCATTGGCTTATTAATAGATTTTCAGTATCTGCGCGAACTCCAATCCAATTTGGGCGAACGAGAACTCGCCAGCTTCTTGGGTCTGTTTGGTGGGATGTTAGGACTGTGCGAGTTATTGTTGCAGTGGTTTATTTCCAGCCGACTCATCGAACGGATGGGGGTATTTTTCACTGCCACGCTTTTACCAATCACTGTAGGCTTTTCACTACCAAGTGTGCTGATATTTCTGCATTTAATTCCAGCCATCCAATCGCAAAGCTTTTTTTGGGGTTTGATAATTGTCAAATTCTGCGATGAACTTCTGCGCTACACCTTTGTCATGAGTAGTGGCCCCATCCTGTACCAACCGATTCCAGAGGGAATTCGCAGCCGGATGCAGACTTTATCTGGTGGAACTGCTGAAGCGATCGCTACAGGTTTGACAGGAGCGCTAATTTTTGCAACTCTAGTATTTTGTGGACGGTTTATACCTGTACCATTGCAAAAGTGGGTGTTAGTAGCAGAAACAATGCTGATAGCTGGCACTTGTTTAACAGTAGTTTGGGAATTGCGATCGCGCTATGTTGAACTATTAGTCTTGAGTGTGGCACGGGGTCAATTAAGTGCAGCCAACATGGGCTTACGATTCTTTAAACAGGGAGTAGTCAAAGCTTTGGCAGAAAAAGGCAGTGATGCTGATAAACGCTCTTGCATTGAACTTTTAGCCCAAATGGATTCCCTTGGAGCCGCCGAAGTTTTAGCACCTCTACTAGTCAAGTTAACCCCAGATTTGCAGCGCCAAAGTTTGGAAGTAATGCTGATGGGAGGTGCAAATCCTGCTTATCTATCTGCCATCCGTCCTTTATTAGAAGAATCTCAAGAAACTAGCCCCGAAGTTTTTGCCTTAGCGCTACGCTACGTTTGGCTGGCGGAACCAAATCCCAATTTAAGCCTCCTAGAAGAATACCTGAACCCCCGGCAAAACTCACTCATCCGCGCCACCGCCGCCGCTTTAGTTTTACGCCAGGGAACACCCATGCAAAAGGTAGTAGCTACCCAAACCATGCGCCGGATGCTGACTCATAAGCAAGAACGGGAACGGGTAAATGGAGTTAGAGCGCTGAGAGAAGCAGTTTATTTGCAGGCATTGCGGATTCACATCCCAAATTTATTACAAGATGAGTCATTACGGGTGCGCTGTGCCGTTTTGGAAATGATTGCAGCCACCCATTTAGAAGAGTACTATTCGGCACTGATTGCAGCACTTTATTACAAATCAACCCGCAGTACAGCCATGTCAGCCCTAATGCGGCTGGAAAATGAAGCTTTAGAAATGCTGCTGCGGTTGGCTACCAATATTTACAAACCAGAAGTAGTGCGGATGTACGCTTGGCGTACCATTGCTCAAGTCGGCACTCAGGAAGCATTGGAGACTTTATGGGAGAACTTGGAGACATCCTGGGGTAGTAATAGGGATCATATTCTCCGCAGCTTACTAAAAATCCACAAAAAACCAGGAATTACAGGTTTAGTGGATCGGTTTTATGAAAATCGGGTAGAAAATTTAATCAAACAAGAATTAAAGTTTTTAGGTGAGATTTACGCTGCATACATAGACTTTAAAACATTAGGCGAAAAAGAAAATCATCAATCAAGCCAGAGGGTTGGGATTGTCTCTGAGTTAATGCAACGCGCCCTTTTAGAATTGGAATTGGATGTCAAAGAACGGCTGTTACTATTACTAAAACTGCTTTACTCGCCAGAAAAGATGCAGGCTGCATCCTTCAATCTGCGATCGCTCTCAGTGGTAAACTTAGCGCGGGGGTTAGAAATTTTAGAGCATACTATAACTCTCTCTTCAAAGTCTCTATTGCTGAATATTTTAGATAACCGACCGCAGTCAGAAAAATTGCAACATCTTGTAGAAGCTAAGATCGTAGAATATGAGAATATGTTAGTTAGCGATCGCCTCCACAGATTGCTGATGTTAGGTAACTTCCTTTCTGACTGGTGTCTAGCTTGCTGTTTTCATTATGCTGAAGTTACGCGTATTCGACTAACCAGTTCGGAGATTTTAGTAAGTTTGCGTCATCCAACAGGCTTTGTTAGAGAAGCTGCGATCGCATACTTAAATATGGTTTCACATCGCGTTCTCCTACAAATTTTACCCCAGTTACAAAAAGATCCACATCCTTTGGTGGCTGCTCAAGTTAAAGAGTTACTCAAAAAATACCAAGTTACTTGTATCAGATAA
- a CDS encoding efflux RND transporter permease subunit: protein MFVDFFIKRPIFASVCAIVILLIGLISIPTLPIARFPEISPTQISVTSNYSGASAEVVESGVTNILERQINGVEGLRYMTSSSSNDGTSTITATFDSSRDKDIAAVDVQNRVSVAQPQLPDSVQRTGVRVSKESSNILLAIGLFAENKEYDNIFLSNYADLYLADALKRVKGVSNVQIFGERRYAMRLWLDPSRLASRRLTTQDVADALSEQNLQVGAGRIGQEPAPEGQRYQLDVRAASRLTEPSEFEEIVLKTEEDGTLVKLKDVGKAELGAENYNTFLRFRGNDAVGLGIYQVPGSNALDVAKGVKDEIKRLAPSFPPGMKYQVAFDTTSFVEESMSEVIKTLIEAVVLVVIVIFVFLQDWRTTLIPALTIPLALIGTFAFVKIFNFSINSLTLFGLTLASGMVVDDAIVVVEQISRFIQDKGVNPRRAASESMRELFGAVIATSLVLMAVFVPVAFFPGTTGALYRQFALTIAFSIAISTFLALTLTPSLCGVLLRQEQQVPRWIGWFFDLINRLLEWVRSSYERSLTWMVRFKSIVIGLFIVSLGMTAWLYTTVPTAFLPDEDEGYFITIIQGPQGVSLQYTSDVMAQVEKEILPLPEVLGTFAVGGFGFSGSTANSGIIFTTLKPWAERSRPDQSVQAIIGSLQGKLLSIPEARVFPVNPPPIQGLGNFGGFVFQLQDRRGNSGLENLVQSMGKLLGQANQTPGLQAVFSTFAADTPQLLVEVDRNKANSLQVSIDDIFSTLQTALGSQYVNDFNLQQRNYRVYIQADQQFRSNPKDIGKLYVRSQRNQMIPLSNLVTVTPTVGAQTINHYNLFRSIEINGSAAPGYSSGDAIKAMEQVAKVLPAGYGYEWSGTALEEIDSGGLAPLIFGLGIIFVFLVLAAQYENYIDPFIILLSVPLAIFGALIAQSLRGFSNDVYCQIGLVMLIGLASKNAILIVEFANQLRDQGLSITKAVIEASQERLRPILMTAFSTLLGIFPLAIATGAGAGSRQSLGTTVFGGMLIATFLSLFVVPILYIVIKTTTERFIKPNRHQKVQTEAMSLNGNTAVYSTKSED, encoded by the coding sequence ATGTTTGTTGACTTTTTTATTAAGCGACCAATCTTTGCATCGGTCTGTGCGATCGTCATCCTTTTAATAGGATTAATTAGTATTCCTACACTACCGATCGCTAGGTTCCCAGAAATCAGTCCCACGCAAATTAGTGTAACTTCCAACTATAGCGGAGCTAGTGCAGAAGTCGTAGAAAGCGGAGTGACAAATATCTTAGAAAGGCAAATCAACGGGGTTGAGGGGCTAAGATATATGACTTCCAGCAGCAGTAACGATGGTACTAGTACCATTACAGCCACCTTTGATTCATCACGGGATAAAGATATTGCGGCTGTGGATGTGCAAAATCGGGTTTCTGTTGCCCAACCACAACTACCAGATTCTGTGCAGCGCACGGGAGTGCGGGTATCGAAAGAATCTAGCAACATTCTTTTAGCGATTGGTTTATTCGCTGAAAATAAAGAGTACGACAATATCTTTTTAAGCAACTATGCTGACCTTTACTTAGCAGATGCTTTAAAAAGAGTCAAAGGCGTGAGCAACGTTCAAATTTTTGGCGAACGCCGCTACGCAATGCGTTTGTGGTTAGATCCAAGTCGCCTAGCCAGTCGGAGGCTAACAACTCAGGATGTAGCGGATGCTTTATCTGAACAAAACTTGCAAGTTGGTGCAGGGAGAATTGGACAAGAACCAGCTCCTGAAGGACAAAGGTATCAACTTGATGTGCGTGCTGCTAGCCGATTAACAGAACCATCAGAATTTGAAGAAATTGTCCTCAAAACTGAAGAGGATGGCACCTTAGTCAAGCTCAAAGATGTTGGTAAAGCAGAACTGGGGGCAGAAAATTACAACACATTTTTGCGATTTCGGGGCAATGATGCTGTAGGTTTAGGGATTTATCAGGTTCCTGGCAGTAATGCCTTGGATGTAGCCAAAGGAGTCAAAGATGAAATAAAGCGATTAGCTCCGAGTTTTCCGCCAGGCATGAAATATCAGGTAGCTTTTGACACGACATCCTTTGTAGAAGAGTCGATGTCAGAAGTCATCAAGACTCTGATTGAAGCGGTGGTGCTGGTTGTAATTGTAATTTTTGTGTTCTTGCAGGATTGGCGAACCACTTTAATTCCAGCACTGACTATTCCTCTAGCACTAATTGGGACGTTTGCCTTTGTCAAAATTTTTAACTTTTCTATCAATAGTTTGACTTTATTTGGTCTAACTTTAGCATCGGGGATGGTGGTAGACGATGCGATCGTTGTGGTGGAGCAAATTAGCCGTTTTATTCAGGATAAAGGCGTAAATCCTCGTCGAGCCGCAAGTGAGTCAATGAGAGAACTGTTTGGCGCGGTTATTGCCACTTCACTTGTGTTGATGGCGGTGTTTGTGCCAGTGGCGTTTTTTCCGGGAACCACAGGCGCACTTTATCGGCAATTTGCGCTAACGATCGCCTTTTCCATTGCGATTTCGACATTTCTAGCTTTGACCCTAACACCTTCTTTGTGTGGGGTGCTGCTACGTCAAGAACAACAAGTACCAAGGTGGATTGGCTGGTTTTTTGACCTGATTAATCGGTTATTGGAATGGGTCAGGTCAAGTTACGAGCGATCGCTTACCTGGATGGTACGATTCAAAAGCATCGTCATTGGACTATTTATCGTCTCTTTGGGCATGACTGCTTGGCTGTACACCACAGTACCAACCGCCTTTCTACCCGATGAAGACGAAGGCTACTTCATCACCATCATCCAAGGGCCGCAAGGGGTTTCGCTGCAATATACCAGCGATGTCATGGCACAAGTAGAAAAAGAAATTCTACCACTTCCAGAAGTGCTAGGGACTTTCGCCGTGGGAGGATTTGGTTTTAGTGGTAGCACCGCCAATAGCGGTATTATATTTACCACTTTAAAACCTTGGGCAGAACGCTCAAGACCCGATCAATCAGTACAGGCGATTATTGGCAGCTTGCAAGGGAAATTATTGTCAATCCCAGAAGCCAGGGTTTTTCCAGTTAACCCGCCACCAATTCAGGGTTTAGGTAACTTTGGCGGCTTCGTCTTTCAACTGCAAGACCGCAGAGGTAACAGTGGGTTAGAAAATTTAGTCCAGTCAATGGGTAAGTTGCTCGGTCAAGCTAATCAAACACCTGGATTACAAGCTGTATTTAGTACCTTTGCCGCAGATACACCACAATTGCTTGTGGAAGTAGACCGCAATAAAGCCAATTCATTGCAAGTTTCTATAGATGATATCTTCAGTACTTTACAAACTGCTTTGGGATCACAATATGTAAATGATTTCAATCTCCAGCAGCGCAATTACCGGGTGTATATCCAGGCAGATCAACAGTTTCGTTCCAATCCAAAAGATATTGGCAAACTATACGTTCGTTCTCAAAGGAATCAAATGATTCCTTTGAGTAACTTAGTCACAGTTACTCCGACTGTGGGAGCGCAAACGATAAATCACTACAATCTATTCCGCTCAATTGAAATTAATGGTTCTGCCGCTCCTGGTTATAGTTCGGGAGACGCAATTAAGGCAATGGAACAAGTTGCTAAAGTTTTACCAGCAGGTTATGGTTATGAATGGTCAGGGACTGCATTAGAAGAAATAGATTCTGGTGGTTTAGCACCCCTAATTTTTGGATTAGGAATAATCTTTGTGTTTTTGGTATTAGCCGCTCAATACGAAAACTACATTGATCCCTTTATCATATTGTTATCAGTTCCCTTAGCTATCTTTGGAGCGCTGATAGCTCAATCATTGCGCGGTTTTTCTAATGATGTTTACTGTCAAATTGGGCTGGTAATGTTGATTGGGTTAGCTAGTAAAAACGCAATTTTGATTGTGGAATTTGCTAACCAATTGCGAGACCAAGGACTTTCGATTACCAAAGCAGTAATTGAGGCTTCACAAGAGCGGTTACGTCCAATTTTGATGACTGCCTTTTCTACACTCTTGGGAATTTTCCCGTTAGCTATTGCTACAGGTGCTGGCGCTGGTAGTCGTCAATCTTTGGGAACAACAGTATTTGGTGGAATGTTAATTGCGACTTTCTTGAGTTTGTTTGTAGTGCCAATTTTGTATATCGTCATTAAGACAACAACGGAGCGCTTTATCAAACCAAATAGACATCAAAAAGTGCAAACAGAAGCCATGTCATTGAATGGTAATACTGCTGTATATTCAACAAAATCCGAGGATTAA
- a CDS encoding HlyD family secretion protein codes for MSNSEFPDSPLPIETEQASVNDFNQESQPLLPRSPKPPQKRRWPMILGIVLLVAGIGFGWRWWQTSNASNPGAGGPAAGQPMAIPVKLATVQTETVQESSEFIGSLEAPRSVIIKPQVDGRITNIFIQEGNRVQQGQAIISLESDSVQAQLSQAKAGLAQAQARLAEVQAGTRQEEVAQARAQLTQAQARLRDAQSGSQPQEIAQAEAQIQSAKSDVELAQSRAKRYAQLRKEGAVSQDTLEGYVKEQQSAEAALVVAQKRLSQLRQSRTSSINELTGALEQQRQNLRQLENGSRPEEIAQARSQVTQAAAQVEAAQVQLQYTKVLAPFTGIVGNIPTKVGDFVERADQLTTLTRNDSLELNISVPLEEAKKLRLGLPVQMLNAQGQPAARGKISFISPDASSDSQTILSESQLW; via the coding sequence ATGTCCAATTCTGAGTTCCCTGATTCTCCCCTACCCATTGAAACAGAACAGGCTTCTGTTAACGATTTTAATCAAGAGTCGCAACCATTGCTCCCGCGATCGCCTAAGCCACCTCAAAAACGGCGTTGGCCCATGATATTGGGCATCGTCCTTTTAGTTGCAGGTATTGGTTTTGGTTGGCGCTGGTGGCAAACTAGTAACGCTAGCAATCCAGGAGCAGGTGGGCCTGCTGCTGGTCAACCGATGGCAATTCCCGTCAAGCTAGCGACTGTGCAAACAGAAACAGTGCAGGAAAGTTCGGAGTTTATTGGCTCCTTAGAGGCTCCCCGTTCGGTAATCATCAAGCCACAGGTTGATGGACGAATTACCAATATTTTTATTCAAGAGGGCAATCGTGTTCAACAGGGGCAAGCTATTATTAGCCTCGAAAGTGATAGTGTCCAAGCGCAATTATCACAAGCAAAAGCTGGACTAGCACAAGCTCAAGCACGTCTTGCTGAAGTCCAAGCGGGTACGCGACAAGAAGAAGTTGCCCAAGCTAGAGCGCAGTTAACCCAAGCTCAAGCTCGTCTTCGAGATGCCCAATCAGGATCGCAACCACAAGAAATTGCTCAGGCTGAGGCTCAAATTCAGTCAGCTAAATCGGATGTGGAATTAGCACAGTCACGAGCCAAACGATACGCACAATTGAGAAAAGAGGGCGCAGTTTCTCAAGATACCTTAGAAGGATATGTCAAAGAACAGCAAAGTGCTGAAGCTGCCCTTGTCGTAGCCCAAAAACGCCTAAGCCAACTCCGCCAAAGCAGAACTTCTAGTATCAATGAGCTAACTGGAGCCTTAGAACAACAGAGACAAAACTTAAGACAACTAGAAAATGGTTCCCGTCCAGAAGAAATTGCCCAAGCGCGATCGCAAGTAACTCAAGCAGCAGCCCAAGTCGAAGCTGCCCAAGTCCAACTGCAATACACAAAAGTTCTGGCTCCTTTTACCGGCATTGTTGGCAACATTCCCACAAAGGTGGGAGATTTTGTCGAAAGAGCAGACCAACTCACTACACTTACTAGAAACGACTCTTTAGAACTGAATATTTCCGTTCCCCTAGAAGAAGCCAAAAAACTGCGCTTAGGATTACCAGTGCAAATGCTGAATGCTCAAGGGCAACCCGCAGCAAGGGGTAAGATAAGTTTCATTTCTCCAGATGCCAGTTCAGATTCGCAGACAATTTTGAGTGAAAGCCAACTTTGGTAA
- a CDS encoding efflux RND transporter periplasmic adaptor subunit, whose protein sequence is MKANFGNSRNQLVNRQAVQTRVIWNQRPGILIPVTAVSRLGGETFVFVAQAPAEKKAEAPTEKKAEAPAEKQAGAPSLVAQQKPVKLGAIEGNNYQVIEGLKAGDKIVVSGILNLTNGAPIAPAPQEVGSIQKP, encoded by the coding sequence GTGAAAGCCAACTTTGGTAATTCTAGAAATCAACTGGTAAATCGCCAGGCGGTGCAAACCAGAGTGATCTGGAACCAACGTCCGGGAATTTTAATTCCAGTTACAGCAGTATCTCGCTTGGGTGGAGAAACTTTTGTATTTGTGGCTCAAGCACCAGCAGAAAAAAAAGCTGAAGCGCCAACAGAAAAAAAAGCTGAAGCGCCAGCAGAAAAACAAGCTGGAGCGCCATCTTTAGTTGCTCAACAAAAACCTGTGAAATTGGGAGCTATTGAGGGGAATAATTATCAAGTTATCGAAGGATTAAAAGCTGGAGACAAAATTGTTGTTTCCGGTATTCTCAACCTAACTAATGGCGCTCCCATCGCTCCCGCACCGCAAGAAGTGGGTAGTATTCAGAAGCCATAG
- a CDS encoding beta strand repeat-containing protein: MANVIGTNSNDTLVGSNDYNDTINGKAGNDTITPNGNGDTVTGGGGKDEFVYSLNNDSSNERYTITDFSGVGKGTNPTAEVIAEVDTIKFKGDILTARNLLLAQNGDDLEITFEGQSDNNKVILQNFALENLDNLSKTTGATVDLGNILFDGQTSITDSFDVFNGNSSQSTIFNKNTVTFLNDLSNNVNGFDNSDDVINGQGGDDVINGLSGNDILRGGAGNDTLNGGAGDDSLTGGNGNDILTGGGGKDMLRGGAGNNTLNGGADNDTLNVDSLIGDNLLSGGDGNDSLFALGYQYYQSYGSQEEEGDLRYLGNNTLNGDAGNDTLNVTGSFGDNLLSGGDGNDSLSVSGYQQGSSDPYSGTSVFDSRSFGNNTLNGGGGDDTLDASGSFGDNLLSGGDGNDSLSVSGLDYRGSDTGYLSSSSGNNTLNGGAGNDTLDASGSLGDNVLSGGDGNDTFYLGLSDGYSNLPSDLVTQTVDGGKGEDVLSVYFNYDFTGAITTTFDAATSIGSITGDKSRVNYKNIERLNISGTGYDDNIVGSDGNDTLSTGNAGNDTVDGGKGDDVLSVGFSYSGTGGITTTFDATTKITSIKAGTEQVSYKNIEQLNISGTRYDDNIVGSDGNDTLFPGIGGKDTVDGGKGDDVLSVGFGDSATGGITTTFDAITSITLITAGKSRFNYKNIERLNISGTGYDDNIVGGDGDDTLSTNNGGKDTVDGGKGDDVLSVRFGYGATRGITTTFDAITSITSITAGKSRVNYKNIERLNISGTRYDDNIVGSDGNDTLSTGSGDDDNRVNGGNDTVDGGKGDDLLSVDYTYANSRMTTTFNATNNIGSIAAGTDQISYKNIERLSILGTQYDDYIVGSNGNDNLYGNNGTDTFAFYTYNQGLDTIYDFDATNELIQVSSAGFDYGLSIGSLSASQFIIGTSAMTSNQRFIYDNTTGALYFDQDGNAGAFAQVQFAQLSNGLSLTENNFVVV; encoded by the coding sequence ATGGCAAATGTCATTGGAACCAACAGTAATGATACTTTAGTAGGCAGCAACGATTACAACGACACGATTAACGGTAAAGCAGGCAACGATACCATCACACCTAACGGGAACGGCGACACGGTTACTGGTGGAGGCGGCAAAGATGAATTTGTTTACAGTTTAAACAACGACTCATCCAATGAGCGCTATACCATCACTGATTTCAGTGGCGTAGGTAAAGGAACAAATCCGACAGCAGAAGTCATTGCCGAAGTGGATACGATAAAATTCAAAGGTGATATTTTAACTGCCCGAAATCTGCTACTGGCTCAGAATGGCGACGATCTGGAAATCACTTTTGAAGGGCAGTCAGATAACAATAAAGTCATCTTGCAAAACTTTGCCCTGGAAAACCTGGATAACCTCAGCAAAACTACAGGAGCCACTGTAGACTTGGGTAACATCCTGTTTGATGGGCAAACTAGCATCACCGATAGCTTTGATGTCTTCAATGGCAACTCTAGCCAAAGCACTATCTTCAACAAAAACACAGTCACCTTCCTTAACGACCTCTCCAATAACGTTAACGGCTTTGACAACTCAGATGATGTCATCAATGGTCAGGGGGGTGATGATGTCATTAACGGCTTAAGTGGCAACGACATACTGAGGGGTGGTGCAGGTAATGATACCCTTAATGGTGGTGCAGGTGACGATAGCCTCACAGGTGGTAATGGCAATGATATCCTCACAGGTGGCGGTGGCAAGGATATGCTCAGGGGTGGTGCAGGCAATAATACTCTCAACGGTGGTGCCGATAACGATACCTTAAATGTTGATTCTTTAATAGGCGATAATCTGCTCTCTGGGGGCGATGGCAATGATTCTCTTTTTGCCTTAGGCTATCAGTACTACCAAAGCTACGGGTCACAAGAAGAAGAAGGAGACCTTCGCTACTTAGGCAATAATACGCTCAACGGTGATGCAGGTAACGATACCTTGAATGTTACCGGTTCATTCGGCGATAACCTGCTCTCTGGGGGCGATGGCAATGATTCTCTCTCAGTCTCTGGCTATCAGCAAGGAAGTAGCGACCCGTACAGCGGCACCTCCGTCTTCGACTCTCGATCCTTTGGCAATAATACTCTCAACGGTGGTGGTGGTGACGATACCTTGGATGCTAGCGGTTCATTCGGCGATAACCTGCTCTCTGGGGGTGACGGCAATGATTCTCTCTCCGTTTCTGGCTTAGATTATAGAGGTAGTGACACCGGCTATTTGAGTAGTTCGTCTGGCAATAACACCCTTAACGGTGGCGCTGGTAATGATACCTTGGATGCTAGCGGTTCATTAGGCGATAATGTACTCTCTGGGGGCGATGGCAATGATACCTTCTACCTAGGCTTATCAGATGGATATAGTAATTTACCCTCTGATTTAGTGACACAAACGGTAGACGGGGGTAAGGGTGAGGATGTGTTGTCCGTCTATTTTAACTATGATTTTACCGGAGCAATTACAACGACATTCGATGCCGCTACTAGCATTGGCTCAATTACGGGAGACAAGAGTCGGGTTAACTACAAGAATATCGAACGATTAAATATCTCAGGTACAGGGTACGATGACAATATTGTGGGGAGCGATGGCAACGATACGCTCTCCACAGGCAATGCTGGCAATGATACGGTAGATGGGGGCAAGGGAGACGATGTATTGTCCGTCGGTTTTAGCTATAGTGGCACTGGGGGAATCACAACGACATTCGATGCCACTACTAAGATTACCTCAATTAAGGCAGGCACGGAGCAGGTTAGCTACAAGAATATCGAACAATTAAATATCTCAGGTACAAGGTACGATGACAATATTGTGGGGAGCGATGGCAACGATACGCTCTTCCCGGGCATTGGTGGCAAGGATACGGTAGATGGGGGTAAGGGAGACGATGTATTGTCCGTCGGTTTTGGCGATAGTGCCACCGGAGGAATCACAACGACATTCGATGCCATCACTAGCATTACCTTAATTACAGCAGGCAAGAGTCGGTTTAACTACAAGAATATCGAACGATTAAATATCTCAGGTACAGGGTACGATGACAATATTGTGGGGGGCGATGGCGACGATACGCTCTCCACGAACAATGGTGGCAAGGATACGGTAGATGGAGGTAAGGGAGACGATGTATTGTCCGTCAGGTTTGGCTATGGTGCCACCAGAGGAATCACAACGACATTCGATGCCATCACTAGCATTACCTCAATTACGGCAGGCAAGAGTCGGGTTAACTACAAGAATATCGAACGATTAAATATCTCAGGTACAAGGTACGATGACAACATTGTAGGGAGTGATGGTAACGATACACTGTCCACGGGCAGTGGTGACGATGATAATAGGGTAAATGGGGGCAATGATACGGTAGATGGGGGCAAGGGTGACGATTTGTTATCCGTTGATTACACCTATGCTAACAGCAGGATGACAACGACATTTAATGCTACTAATAACATTGGCTCAATTGCGGCAGGTACGGATCAAATTAGCTACAAGAATATTGAACGATTAAGTATCTTAGGCACACAGTACGATGACTACATTGTAGGGAGCAATGGCAATGATAACCTCTATGGAAACAATGGTACTGATACCTTTGCCTTCTATACTTACAATCAAGGACTTGATACTATTTATGATTTCGACGCTACTAATGAACTCATTCAAGTATCATCTGCTGGTTTTGATTATGGGTTATCAATAGGTTCGCTCTCAGCTAGCCAGTTTATAATCGGAACATCTGCAATGACAAGTAATCAACGATTTATCTATGACAATACTACAGGTGCATTGTACTTTGACCAAGATGGCAATGCGGGTGCATTTGCTCAGGTACAATTTGCACAACTATCAAATGGATTGTCACTAACCGAAAACAATTTTGTGGTTGTTTAA